A stretch of Chitinophaga caeni DNA encodes these proteins:
- a CDS encoding MarR family winged helix-turn-helix transcriptional regulator yields the protein MAIDTKKSDQVRQIRKLSQWYAYTSIEMHETVGRKAGLSGTDHKYLGFLLQKGEMTAGEWGTLTGLTSGAITGLIDRFEKKGLVKRKFTEGDRRRVIIEPDTQKIMDLLAPLYKDYRSESEKLLATYSADEIKVLESYFEKAIAIMKKTTENLQK from the coding sequence ATGGCCATCGATACTAAGAAATCAGATCAGGTTCGGCAGATTCGTAAACTTAGCCAGTGGTATGCATATACATCAATCGAAATGCATGAAACTGTAGGTCGGAAGGCGGGGCTTTCTGGGACGGACCATAAATACTTGGGTTTTTTACTTCAAAAGGGAGAAATGACTGCCGGAGAGTGGGGTACGCTGACCGGGCTAACTAGTGGTGCCATTACCGGGCTTATAGACCGCTTTGAAAAGAAAGGTTTAGTGAAAAGGAAATTTACAGAAGGGGATAGGCGAAGAGTAATAATAGAACCAGACACTCAAAAAATTATGGATTTGCTTGCCCCATTGTATAAAGATTACCGCTCGGAATCCGAAAAGCTGCTCGCGACTTATTCTGCCGACGAAATAAAGGTACTAGAATCCTACTTCGAAAAGGCTATTGCGATTATGAAAAAGACTACTGAAAACTTGCAGAAATAA
- a CDS encoding GIY-YIG nuclease family protein, which translates to MKGYTYILLCSDGSYYTGSTKYLKRRLAQHQSGNGAKHTMKRLPVKLVYYEVYNRIDWAFYREKQIQRWSRKKKEALINGWEEELKRLAECMNESHCKNFKIRTDPSNGHEDSK; encoded by the coding sequence ATGAAAGGTTACACATACATACTACTCTGTTCAGACGGAAGTTACTACACCGGCAGTACGAAGTATCTAAAGCGCCGCCTAGCGCAACATCAATCCGGCAATGGCGCCAAGCATACTATGAAACGCTTACCCGTCAAATTGGTGTATTACGAAGTATATAATCGTATAGATTGGGCTTTCTATAGAGAAAAGCAAATCCAGCGTTGGAGTAGAAAGAAAAAGGAAGCATTGATCAATGGTTGGGAAGAAGAACTTAAACGGTTAGCCGAATGTATGAACGAATCCCATTGTAAAAATTTTAAAATAAGAACTGACCCCTCAAATGGTCACGAAGATTCTAAATAA
- a CDS encoding efflux transporter outer membrane subunit, whose amino-acid sequence MRKRNFYPYILLLALVGTVSACRVGRNYESPDLGLPQQYQDQSTGDSSIAAVSWKAFFNESQLQLLIENTLKNNLDLKIAVQRLSAAQSYLKQARAAFYPSVTGQVNASTNIPSKNSLNGLSLDNFIGTSHIEDYTVSVGATWEADIWGKIRRQKEAAQASYLQTYEAVRAVQTTLVATVASGYFNLLMLDAQLNIAKKNVALSDTIVTMIRLQKEAGSATELAVQQAISQQLVASKLVPQLEQAIIVQQNALRLLGAEFPGTVNRIGAINDFPVYEQLSAGVPAVLLHYRPDVRAAEQQLIAANANVGVAQGSMYPSLSITATGGVNAFKASQWFTLPGSLFATVTGGITQPIFQRRALKTRLEVAKAQREEAELNFKMQVLSAVHEVSNSLAGIDKLKEQERIVIAQNQNNSKAVNNAKMLFTGGLANYLEVVTAQSNALQSELNLADVHRQQLQAVAELYRALGGGYE is encoded by the coding sequence ATGAGGAAAAGAAATTTCTATCCATATATACTACTGCTAGCGTTGGTAGGCACTGTGAGTGCCTGCCGCGTTGGCCGTAATTATGAATCACCGGATCTTGGTTTACCCCAACAATACCAAGATCAATCTACGGGTGATAGTTCAATTGCAGCAGTGAGTTGGAAAGCATTTTTCAATGAATCCCAACTCCAGTTGCTGATCGAAAATACATTGAAGAATAATCTTGATTTGAAAATAGCCGTGCAGCGATTATCTGCCGCACAATCCTATTTAAAACAAGCAAGGGCGGCCTTTTATCCATCTGTAACTGGGCAAGTGAATGCATCAACTAATATACCATCAAAGAACAGCTTGAATGGTTTGAGTTTGGATAATTTCATCGGTACCAGTCATATTGAAGACTATACAGTGAGTGTTGGAGCGACTTGGGAAGCAGACATTTGGGGCAAAATCCGCCGTCAGAAAGAAGCGGCACAAGCTAGCTACTTACAAACTTACGAGGCGGTAAGAGCCGTGCAAACGACATTGGTAGCTACGGTAGCTAGTGGTTATTTTAACCTATTAATGTTGGATGCACAATTAAATATAGCCAAGAAAAATGTGGCTTTAAGTGATACGATCGTAACGATGATCCGCTTGCAAAAGGAAGCGGGATCGGCAACGGAACTGGCGGTGCAACAAGCCATATCTCAACAATTGGTGGCATCTAAATTGGTTCCCCAATTAGAGCAAGCCATAATAGTACAGCAGAATGCACTCCGTCTTTTGGGCGCAGAATTTCCAGGTACCGTAAATCGCATCGGTGCTATTAATGACTTCCCGGTATATGAGCAACTTTCAGCAGGTGTACCTGCCGTGTTATTGCATTACAGGCCAGATGTAAGGGCCGCGGAACAACAATTAATTGCGGCAAATGCCAATGTAGGGGTAGCGCAAGGTAGTATGTATCCCAGTTTGAGCATTACTGCGACAGGTGGGGTCAATGCGTTTAAAGCCAGCCAATGGTTCACGCTTCCCGGCTCATTATTTGCAACTGTTACGGGGGGGATAACGCAGCCGATCTTTCAAAGAAGGGCATTGAAGACCCGCTTAGAAGTGGCCAAAGCACAAAGGGAAGAGGCAGAGCTTAATTTCAAGATGCAGGTATTGAGTGCCGTTCACGAAGTGAGCAACAGCTTGGCAGGTATTGATAAATTGAAAGAGCAGGAACGCATCGTCATTGCGCAGAATCAGAATAATAGCAAGGCTGTAAATAATGCGAAGATGCTTTTTACAGGTGGATTGGCGAACTATTTAGAGGTAGTTACAGCACAATCTAATGCATTGCAATCCGAGTTGAATCTCGCGGATGTACATCGCCAACAATTACAAGCTGTGGCAGAATTGTACCGGGCATTAGGTGGTGGCTATGAATAA